TTGCGCTTTTATCCATGCCCAAAACATGGCGGCGCGGAGTATAAATTGTGAGCATGAACATCGAACAAAAACTTGAACCCTTTGCTAATCGTCTCGCCAAAATGCACAAGCACCTTGGCAAATGGGCGCGGCGACAAGGCATCACCTGTTATAGAGTTTATGACAACGACATTCCTGGCACACCGCTGGCGATTGATATTTACGAAAATATCGTGCATGTGGCGGAGTATGCCCGCGACCACGGCATGGAGCCTACTGAACACGCCGCTTGGCTCGATGGCTGCTTGAGAGTGGTCAGCGAGGTGCTTGGCGTCTCATCCGAATTGATTTATCTGAAATTTCGCCAGCGGCAAAAAGGGCTTCGCCAATACGAACGGTTTTCGCGTGTTGGCTCCGAGTATATCGTCCGCGAAAACGGACTTCGTTTTTTGATAAAACCCGCGGACTACCTTGATGTCGGGCTTTTTCTCGACCATCGCAACACCCGCCTTATGGTGCAACAAGAGGCCGCTGGGAAACGGGTGCTGAATCTTTTTGCTTACACTGGTTCGTTCACCGTGTATGCGGCGGCGGGTGGTGCGTCAGAGACGTTGACCATAGACATGAGCAACACTTACCTTGAATGGGCGGACCGCAATTTGTCGCTCAACAATTTTTCGGACAAGAAACACCGCTTGCTACAAGCCGACGTGTTGGCTTGGCTCGAACAGCCGCCCGGCGAACTGTTCGACCTCATCATTGTCGACCCTCCCACTTTCTCGAACAGCAAACGCATGGACGACACGCTCGACATCCAACGAGACCATGTGATGTTGCTCAACCGAACGCTCCGTTTTTGTGCGCCGGGAGGGACGGTGTATTTTTCCACCAACTACCGCCGTTTCAAGATTTGGGAGGAAGAAATTCGCGCTTCGGCAATAAAGGACATTTCCAAACAAACGGTGCCGGAGGATTTTAGGAACAAGAAGATTCATCAAAGTTTCAAGATTCTGAAATGAGGTCAATGCCCCAGCATACTCCCCGGAATCTCTTGCCGCTCCTTTCCTAACGGTGCGTATCGAACTTTGAGGCCGTATCCTCCCCCCACATTGTAATAGATGAGCTTGAACTTATGCCATCCTTTCTGGAGGTTGACCAACCCTGTCTTTTCTTCCATGCCATGGTCTCCATCGTTATCCACCACAATCTCATTGTCAATATACAGCACGCTTCCGTCGTCTGATTCTGTCCAGAATTGGTATCCACCCGTCTCGGGGATATTGATGTAGCCATTCCAGACCATACCGCATTTTGAAGAGACGCACAATGGGTGCAGCGAGAAATCAGGGGCGACTCCGCTCGTTTCCACAAAACCATTTTGCACATTTTCGGAAGTATATTTTTCGCGGGTAGTCATCAGTGCCATGCTCAGTCCGGGTTGGGGAGCCATCACAAACTGTACACTTGGCTTTTGAGCATAAAGCAGCACTTCCGCTGAGGCATCGTTGCTCTCGAGCAATCCTGTTTTGTAAGCCTTGGCCCGCACCACGCACTCTTTGGTTGGTGAGAAAGGTTTTTCAAAAGCAGCCGAGCTGGGCTTGGGGTCGGAGCCGTCGGTTGTGTAGCGAATAGTGACACCGGTCGCGGAGGAACCGATTTGCACGGTAGGAGCCATCGTTGAAGGGTCATAGTTTACGGTGATTTGTGGTTTTGGCACGAAAGCGCCAAAGTTGGCGATTTTGACCGCGAAGGCGTGGGGCGATTTGATTTTGTTGGGATTGTATTCTGGCAAAAAAACAGTCGTCTTGCCGGGCGAGTTTTCCCAACGCAGTTTTTCCTTGGTTGCCAGAAAAGTCACTTCTGTTCCTGCTGGCAACTGCAAGTCTTTCAAAACCAACTTTTTGTCGTCGGGATATTTTGGCAAAACGGCATAGAGCGCATTCGATTTTGGGTTGTAGGTAAAAAAGACCTCTTTCACTGCGAAACCGGGAGCGGGGTCAATAGTTTGCTTAAGTAGCGCATCGCCAGAGGTCTTCCAGCCGTCCACAAGTTCGGCTTTCCAGTCGCGGCGCCCCTCGCTCCACTGGCAAGGAGTGCGCCAGCGGCGCGTCCCGTAAATGGCTTCGCCATTGATGCTGAGCCATTGGCCGATATCAAGCAATCGTTCTTGCATGATAGGCGGAATCATGCCATGCCCATCCGGTCCGATATCGAGCAAGAAATTGCCGCCCCGTGAGGCTTTGTCCACGAGGTGCAGCACGAGCGATTGCGTCGAATTGTAGTCCCATGCGTTCTCTGCGCGGTTGTACCCATACGAAAATCCCATGCCTCGGCTTTCCTCCCACGCATGGTCTTCAAAGTCCAAATCTGGCTGGTATTCGGGAGTGTAAATGCCGCCATGATGAAATCTGACACCACTTCCCCAGCGGTCGTTGGCCACCACACGGTCGCGCACAGGGCTGTTGGTATAGAGCCATGCGAGAAACTGCGGCGATTGCCATACATCGGGCGTGGCATCCCAATCACCATCCGACCACACCACCCAGGGTTGATATTTGTTCACCAATTCATAAAGCTGCGGCATGGCGTGTTCGCGGGCGTATCGCGCTTGGTCGGATTTCCAGAGGGGATTGAACCACTCGTATAGTGAAAAATAAAAGCCGGGCTTCACGCTCGTTTTGCGCAGCGCGGAGAACAAGTCGCCCACAAGGTCGCGCTTGGGGCCTCGCACATCGCTGCTCCACGGAAAGCCCCATGTGGCGGAAGCTTGTTCGTTGGGCCAAAGGCAGTAGCCATCGTGATGTTTTGAAGTCAGCACGACATACCGGGCGCCTGCTTTCTCAAACAACCGTGCCCATTCGTCAGGCTCCCAAAGGCTGGCGTGGAAATCGTCGGCAAGGTCATAGTAGGTGCGTGAGCCAAAGTTCTTTTGGTGGAAATCGCGGATTTTGCCGTCGTGCAAATTTTTTTCCAATGAGTTTTGATACCACTCGGCATAGTTGCCCAACGTCGTGTAGGCTGGCACGGAATACACTCCCCAGTGTATAAAGATGCCAAATTTGGCATCAAGCCACCACTCTGGCGTGGGGCGACTGTCGAGCGACGACCAATCCGGCGTGTACACAGGGGCTTGTGCGGCGAGAAAGAGAGCGAGGGGGACGAAGAATAGCAGCGTAAAAAATGAGCGAAGCATAGGCGAAGCAAATTGATGAGTTGATTCGGACAAATGTAAACAAATTTGTCCCATGAAAAGGCTTTCCGAAATCTGGATTTACCCCATCAAATCTTTGGGAGGCATCTCCCTGCCAACGGCCAAAGTGCAGCCTCGCGGCCTACAATACGACCGCCGATGGATGCTGGTGGACGGAGCAGGGCGATTTGTCAGCCAGCGCGAGCTCCCCCATATGGCGCTGCTCGGCACTTCCATCGAACCACCGCACTTATGTGTCTTTGTCAGAGAGAATCCCCTTGAAAAAATCAATGTGCCATTAGAGGTTCCGATAAATGAACCGGAAAAAATGCGGGTCGAAGTGTGGGGCGACAAGTGTTGGGCCAATATGTTGCCGCAAGAGATAAATAATTGGTTTTCAGAAAAATTGAAACAAAACCTCCGGTTGGTTTTTATGCCCGACACCACCCGTCGTTGGGCCGACGGGCGTTACGCCCCCAAAGGCCAACACGTCAGTTTTGCCGATGGGTTTCCCTTTTTAGTGATAGGCCAATCCTCGCTCGACGACCTCAACCGCCGCCTTGCGCAGCCGCTGCCGATGAATCGTTTCAGGCCCAATTTTGTCTTCACGGGTGGCGAGCCTTTTGAGGAAGATGCCTGGGCTGATTTCACCATCAGAGATGTGCCTTTCAGGGGCGTAAAACCATGCGGGCGATGTGTCATCACCACAACCGACCAAACGACAGGCATCCGAGCTGCGGAGCCATTGAAGACCTTGTCCACTTTTCGCAAGGTAGGCAACAAAATTTTGTTTGGTCAAAATGCAGTGTGGGTAGGGGAGGGGGACGCATGGGTGCGGGTAGGCGACGCGCTACATTGTTGAACAATTTTTCGGCACAACCTTTCGCTGAATTAAACTTTCCGTACTTTTGCCCGCCTTTTTGAAAAGGAAAGTTTTAAACCTTGTAATTTTTTGAACTGAACAATGGCAAAACGCAAAGTCTCTCCGGCGGTTGAGGAAGTAACGGTGCAAGAAGTGAATGCTAATCCTGCGCAAAAGATTTGGGAAAAATATCCGAACCTGCTACCCTATACATTGGGTGCCATCGCTGTGCTGATTGGCGGCTGGTGGCTCTACAAAAGCATGATAGTGGCTCCCAAGCAAAAAGAAGCGGTGGCTGCCATGTGGCACGCCCAACAGATGTTCGAGCGCGATTCGTTTCGCTTGGCACTCGAAGACCCCGGTGGTGGCTTCGATGGTTTCCTCACCCTTGCCGACAAATTCAGCGGCACTCCCGCCGGCAACTCTGCCAACTACTATGCCGGCATTTGTTACCTTCAAATGGGCGATTTCGACAACGCCATCAAGTATCTCAAGAAGTTCGATGGCGAAGGGAATCTTTTGCCAGCCATGAAGCACGGGGCGCTTGGGGATGCGTATTCCGAAAAAGAGGACTACGGTGCCGCGCTGAAACATTACCAAAAAGCGGTGGATGCCACTGACCATGATTTGTTGGCAGGTTATTATCTGAAAAAACTCGCGCTGCTAAATGAGTATCAAGGCAACAAGGATGCCGCGTTGAAAGCTTTCGAGCGTCTTCGTCGTGACTATCCCAACCAGTCGTCCTCTGATTGGCGCGATGTCGAAAAATACATTTATCGCCTCGGCGGGAAGTAATAGAGCGCAAAAAGGTGGGTATTAGAGCGCCAGCCCGCTCGAATATTGGACAAGCCGTGAATCGTCATGTAACCGACGGTTCACGGCTTTTTTGTTTGCAATTGAAAATCAATACAAAAGAAATGGAGCCATTTTCAAAAAGTGTTTACATTTGCCCCGTCCCTCTCTCAAAAGATAGTCTCTCCACTTCAGCTCATTGTGGCAATAAGGGTGTTTTTCATCCGTTTTTGCCTTGAATGAGCAGGTTTTGCCATTCAATTATTCCATTACTGCGGCAAAACCCAACGTTCACACAAACAGTAACTTTTAAAACCACTGCTATGAGCACTATTTTTCGCGCAGGGTGGTTGGCCTTCGCGCTTGTGTGCGCGGCCAACGTGATTTTGGCCCAAGCCTCTATTTCCGAAGACCTTCAACGCGCCAACAAGCAATTCGACCTCCAAGCCTACAATCTCGCGCTCAAAACCTACAAGCAAGTGCTGGACAAAGATGCCAACAACGGCCAAGCACTTGCACGCATTGCCGAATGTTATGTTCAACTGAACCAACCGGAAGCCTCACTCGACTGGTATCGCCGGGCGGTAGAGCAACGCGAGCCAAACTCCGATGTTCAGTTGCGCTATGGTAGGGCTTTGATGATGCGTGGCGACTACGACAACGCCAAGCGCCAATTTTTAGAGTACGCTGCTCTCAATGACAATGCAAACGAAGTGGGTCGCCACTTCGCCAATATGTGCGATTTTGCCATCAGAACAGCTAAAAAAACGCCCGACTACATCGCTCGCAACGAGGCCATCAACACTTCGTCCTCCGATTTTGGCCCGTCGTTCTATAACAATCGCGTGGTGTATAGCTCCTCCCGGACGGATATCGTTCGCAAAACGCAATCAAAACCTTCCTCCGACTGGACTGGAGGCTCGGCCAACCAGTTGTTTGTGACACAGCGCAATCCCGAAAACGGCTCCTTGCAAAAACCTGATTTTTTTCGCAACGACTTGCAAAACAGTTACAACGAAAGCCCAGTGAGTTTTTCCACTGATGGCAAAAAGGTGGCGTTTTGCAGAAATACATTTGTCAACGGTGCGCGTCAACTCGCCGAAAAAGGCTCGAACATGAGCCTTTACATCGCCGACGTGGTCAATGGAGAGTGGGTCAACGTCAAGCCGTTCCCATACAACGGCACTGATTTTTCCACTGGCTTTCCTTGTTTGATTGGCACCGGAAACTCCCTGTTGTTTGCATCGAACAACCCCGCCACCACCACTGGTGGAAAAGGATGGGATATTTACCTTTCTCAATTCGTCAATGGCGAATGGAGTACCCCTCGCAACTTGGGAGCGCCCGTGAACACTCCCGGCAATGAAGTGACACCTTATTATGACGGAACGGATTTGTATTTCTCCTCCGATTGGCACAATGGATTGGGCGGGCTTGATGTGTTCCGCGCCGAAGTAGCCAAAGAAAGCGTCAAAAACGTTTATCATCTCGGGCCGGGCATCAACTCCTCTTACGACGACTATGGCTTTATCTACAATAGCCAAAACAAGGTGGGCTACCTGACCAGCACGCGCCCCGGCGGGCGCGGCAATGAAGATATATGGCAAATAACCTACAATGGCAGCGGCATCGCAGCGGCTTCGACCAACACGCCAGCTTCTGCTAACTCGTTGTCTGATGTGCTCTCTGGCCGAGCTTCGAGAACTACCGCGCCAACCCCACAGACATACAATGCGTTGTCTGGTCAGCCTGATGCCTCCGCCACCTCTATCCAAAGCTATTACTTGCTCGTGACCGATGCTTTTGGAAAACCACTTCCCGGCGTTGACGTGGATATGCTGGAATGTGGAGGCGACAAGGGCCAGACGGATTCAGAGGGCAAATTCTATTTTTCACCCTCTGCCCAAGCGCCCAACTGCTTTTTTGACTTGAGCAAGAATGGTTACGAAGGCTCTCGAGTGGAGGTGCGGGAATACGGAAAGCACAATCTCACCGTCTCCCTTTCCAACGACAAGCGCCAAGAATTTAGCGGTGTTGTGTTGGATGCTCGCACGAGGCAGCCATTGAGTAGCGTCACCGTTGATTTTGTTGACAAAGGCAAAACCATCCGCACACAAACCGACCAAAATGGTGGTTATACACTTGATTTGGTGCCGGGTGTCACATACAACATCGAGTACTCGCGCTATGGCTACAAATCCGCCAAAATGCAGATGCGCCCAACGGTATCGCCATTGGGCAACAGACTTACAGAAGTAACGCTCGCGACGGAAACGAGCGGAGCTACCGCCGCCAACAGCACCGTCACGCCGCCCCCCACCAGCGCTTCCACTCCCACGCAATTCACAAATCCCGCAGCACAGTCCACCCCAACACAATTCAGCAACCCTGCCGCAGGGAACCAACCCGCTCCAACACCCGTGCAACACAGCACGACGACGAGCCGGACAACGAACCCTGCTGCCGCCCCCACCTCACAACCCGCACCTACCACGTTGCTAACGGCCAAACAAGGGCAACCGGAAACGCCTTCTCAAACCCAGCAAGAGTTCAACGGGTATTCTGTGCAACTCTCAGCCACGCCTGCCAACACAACGGAGACCGACTCAAGAAAATACGAGACACTCTCAAAACATGGGAATGTTTACACAAAATTGGAGGACGGCAAGAACAAAGTGCGACTCGGTATTTTCCCGACAAAAGAAGAGGCACAAAAGGTATTGAAGGATGTCAATAACAACCCGCAATTCAAAGGCGCTTTCATCGTGGCTGAGCGCGGAGCTGACAAAAGTCTTATTTTGGGCAAACAGCAGAGCACGACAGCTTCGCCAGTCCAGTATAGCACCCCGACTGCCAGTGCCGCAAGAGGCATTACCCCCGCCAACACTACCAGCGCCGCAGCCGCAAAGGCGTCAGTATGCTATGCCATCCAATTAGAACCAGCTGCCTCAGGCAAGTCAATTGCTGTGAAAAACTACTCAAGTGTGACCGACCTTGGCAATGTGTACGGGAAAATGGACAATGGCGTTGTCAGAATGCGCTTGGGCGTTTGGTCTGACTACGACGACGCGGAGGAGGCACTTGACAAGGTGAAGCAAAAAGGCTTCAAGGATGCCCTCATCGTGACGGAAAAATCAACCGACGAAAGCATCCAAGAATATCACATTAAAAAAGCCGCTCCCGGCGCGACGACCAATGTCGCCCCTGTTCAACATACTACCGCTTCAAAACCGAAGGCCAACGACGGCTCTAAGTACTACGTCCGTCTTTGCGCCTTGTCGGACCCCAGCAAATTCGATGCAAAAAAATTGGAAGGCTCAGGGGTCAACGGTAGCGTGGAAAAGTGGCCGGTTGGCAATAGTGGCCTCACGGCCATCGTGCTCGCGGGATACTCCAACCTCGAAGCTGCCGAGCGCGATAAAGACAAGGTGCGAACCAATGGCTTCCCCGAGGCTTATGTGGTCCGGGAGTTGAACGGAACTGTCACAAGAATCAAGTAAGCAGTTTCATGCAGGGGAACAAAAAAAGGGATACTCATTCGAGTGTCCCTTTTTTGTTCCCCTGCATGGTTCGTTCGCTATGGCGGAATACCTTATGGTTTGGAGGTCAATACCGTGCTTTGCCGATTCTTCTCACCCTGTGCACGATAGCTCGAAACACTATCCACCCGTGCGCCAGTAGGGTCAACGGCAGGCCAAAATGCGAGCGCATCACGATAAACCGGTCGCGGAGGCTTTGTCGGTGGCGCTGCTTCGAAATGCCTCCCATCAGGTAGTCGGTGGTGATGAAACCCGTGTAGAGGTTTTCACGACTCTTTTTCAAGATTTTGATGCACCAATCATAGTCGGCGCAGAGGTTGTTTTCAATAAGGGGCGGTGCTATGGAGCGACGCGGTATGAAGGATTGGTGCACCACCAACATTCCGCCGAGAAAGTCGCGCCAACGGAGCTGCGCGGGAAGTTTGCGGGTACTGAGCTCGCTCATGGTGCCAACCGGTCGGCGCGATGCGTCCACGAGCATGGTTTCGCCGTAGAGCACATCGGTTTGGGGAGTGACGAGCGCCGCCATTTTTTCCAGCACATCTGGCGCATGGATGTGGTCGCCACAATTGAGACACCACACGAAATCGCCCGTAGCCACACGCATTCCTTTGTTCATGGCATCATACAGCCCCTTGTCTGGCTCTGACATCCAATGCACGTTGGGCATCGTTTCGGCGAATTCCTGTATGACTTTCAATGAGTTGTCTTTGGAAGCACCGTCCACGAAGATGTATTCGATATGCGGATACGTCTGCCGTCGCACACTTTCCATCGTGCCGGGCAGGTCGGCCTCGCCGTTGTAAACGACGGTGATGACGGAGAAGGTTATTGGTTGTTCGTTGCTGGTTGCTGGTTGTTCGTTGCTCGTTGCTGGTTGTTCGTTGCTGGTTGCTGGTTGTTCGTTGCTGGTTGCTGGTTGTTCGTTGCTCGTTGCTGGTTGTTCGTTGCTCGTTGCTGGTTGTTCGTTGCTGGTTGCTGGTTGTTCGTTGCTCGTTGCTGGTTGCTCGTTGCTGGTTGTTCGTTGCTGGTTGCTCGTTGCTCGTTGTTCGTTGCTCGTTGCTGGTTGCTCGTTGCTGGTTGCTGGTTGCTTGTTCAAGGTGCGATTGGCATTTTTGAATGAACGGCAAATGTACGGCAGAATGATGTTCCGAAAAATCCACCCGTCCTACGGCTCTAAGCCGTAGGACGGGTGACCGCTTACTGCTTCACGAACTTCTTGAAATACAGGGGCTTGCCGCCGACATCGCAACCTATGAGCAAATACAACCCGGCGGGCAAAAACTCGATGTCGAGGCGAGCAACGCTGTTCCCAAGCACCGTTCCATTCGCCATTTTCAAACTGCCCGCAGCATCTAAGATTTTGAAGCTCAAATCCGAAAAGAGGCGGTTTTCGATTTGCAGAAAATCGCTGGCGGGATTCGGCTGAACACGAACGCGTTTCAATGGTGGCTCATCAGTTGATGTGATATACCTCGTGCCGCCAAGTTTTCAGCATGGTTGGAAGGATGAGATCACGTTTACTAAACTTCAAAAGTTTAGTAAACGTTACCCTAGACGATGCTGAAAACTTGGCGGCGCGAGGTATAAGACCATTTGAAGAATAATCTCGCTGCCTTAATAGGTGTTGCTTGAAATATCTTTTACGCGCAGCGCCTAAAAACCTGTTATTTTCCCGCAAAATTCTGAAATGTTCTTATTTGCAGCAGGCATTATATTGAGTTTGCTCGGTTCTTTGCCGCCGGGTATCATTAGCCTTTCTGTGGCGCAAACCGCAATAGAACGAGGGTTTCTCGCTGCCATGTTGTTGGCAGTGGGGGCGGCAGGCGCGGAATTTTTTCAGGCGTGGGCAGCGGTGGCGCTAACGGATTGGTTTTTAAGCGAGCCGACGGCTGAGCGGTGGTTCAAATGGGCAGCCACGCCTGTTTTTTTCAGCTTGGGGGTTTACTTTCTTTTTATTGCAAAAAATCCCAAAACACGCGGTGTGGCGGTGGCAGTCTCGGCAGCGAAACAACTGGGAAAGGGTGTTTTATTGAGCCTTTTCAATCTCTTGGCCGTGCCCTATTGGTTCGTTTACGTCGGCTCCTTGAGGGTTTCGGGTTGGTGGGAGACCGAAAGCCTCACGTCAACGCTTGTGTTCTCGACAGGCGTGACGGTGGGCACCACTGGGGCTTTGGCTTTGTATGCTTGGCTGGGGCAGCTCATGGTGCAGCGCTCGGAGATAGCGGCTCGTCATGCAAACAGAGTCATTGGGTTGATTTTTTTGGGCTTAGGGACACAGCTGTTATACTCGCTTTTGCAGCCCTAACGCACAACCACTACTCTCGCTCGGTAACCGTCGGCCATGACGGAGTAAACCCCATTGCTCGCCCCTGTTAGGTCGAGAATGGCCTCCAATTCGTTTGCCCCAAGTCGTTTTTCCAAAATAAGTTTTCCTCTGCGGCTAAACACTTTTATGTCCATGGCGGAAGCGCCGTGCGCAGGGTGTTTTTTGAATTTAAAAACTCCCTTGCTGGGGTTGGGCGAAATACCCCACGAACGTGGAGAGGAGGTGTCAGGCAGCAAAGTTTGTTTTAAAACAAAGGCGAAGTTCCTTTCTATGTGCTCGCCCTCTTTCAGGGTGAAGATGTCGGAATAGCCCGCCTCATCCAGCCCGAAGCCAGGCAACAATATCTGACTGCTCAGAGGGGGCAATATGTAAAGTTGGTATTCGCCCGAAAGAAGGTGGGTGACTTCGAATCGGCCTTGCGCATCGGTGGTGGCTGCCCCAACGACGTTGTTCGCTTTGTGCAACAGAACAACTGCGGCTTTTTCCAAGAATGGCTCTGTGGGGTCAACCATGTTGTTTCGCAGAGAGTCGAGCCATACAAAACCGCTTATCTTGTTGAAAATCTGTCCTTTGGGTGGATGCAATTGTGATTTGGGTACAATACCCTTCGGCAGTCGGCTACTGCCCCACGAAAGATGCGCCGTAGCGCCCCCGCTTGCTTCAAAATACTCCATACGGACAGGGTAGCGGTGGCCACCTTCGAGAAAAATGGTGCCGCTGTGTTCCGTTTTCGGCTGGTTGGTCCATTGGTCAATCAGCAAAGAGTCATTGACCCACAGTCGCACCCCGTCATCTGTGAAGGCGTAGAAGGTAAGGGTGTCGTCGAAAAAAGGCACGATGTCGCCCGTCCAACGCACGGCAAAAAAATCGTCCGGCACATAGCCTGTTGCTGGCGATTCGATGCCCCATTCAAAGAAGATAGTGGTGTCTATGCGTGTTAACAAAAGTTCTCCATCAAAACCAGCGTAGTAATCATTTATTTTGAAATACTCACCATAGAGGCCTTTACCATTAGAGCGCCGGTATGTTTTGTACTCGGCTTCTATCAATGTTCCGTTTTCTTCCGGGGTCACAAAGGAGAATAAGGTGTGTTTATTTCCATTGTGCCACTGATTGAAAAGCAATATAGAATCGCCTCTAAATTGAATAACGGGTACTGTTGCGTTGCGCTGCATTCCCACCACGCTCAAAAATGTGTATGGAGATAGTCCTTTCAGGCCATCCACGTTTACTTCTATATCCGAAGGTTCTGTTGCGACGGTTATTTCAGATTTATGTGGAAGGACATCTTTCCATATAGTGTTTGACAGTCCCATGCTATCTTTTGCTGTCAAATATACTCGATACCACACATTGTCGGATGGTTCGCCCTCGTCCGACACGATGTAGCTGCCTTCTGTAAGGCCGTTGGTGGGCTGAATGGCTGGGTGAGTGTGGTTGTCATGGTGGAAGTCAATTTTCCACGTCAGCGCAGTGGGGGAAAGGATGCCTTCTTCCGCGTCGTCGGCATAGCCTGAGAATGGGATTTCTTCGCCGGCGCGGTACAGGAATTTGGATTCGGGCAAGGTGATAACCGGGAAGGGGCGCGTGTTGGTGGTGACGCGCAGAAGGGCTGC
This genomic interval from Saprospiraceae bacterium contains the following:
- a CDS encoding PQQ-dependent sugar dehydrogenase, whose translation is MKHLLPLSAFIALFIPTTASSQLPFGFVQYKIADELNPTDMAIAPNGLVFITEKNGTIRLVEDGKMLPDPFMELAVDDYNERGLGHITLHPDYPDSPFVYLYYTVPGGAHNRVSRVRSQGYYVVPGSEEVLYECDAKVSSVHHGGAMVFGNDGKLYVAIGENGSINPPNDPNNDSGKILRLNPDGSIPDDNPFYEIVDGKYKSVFATGLRNPFSMAVQPETGRIFLCDVGTDVWEEINEVLAGKDYGFPTVEGKKGDAPMPDNYQDPLYAYHHVFGCAVVGAAFYPITGGAFPDKYKGRFFFADYCASYIGVLNPLTGQREQNLLTNASRPVSIRISPQGDFYYLARAGIGGGSEEDNTASNNGSLWRIAYTGSNAPFVYSHPKGGLYTVGDTVRFEVLALGQKPLEYQWQKNGKPLFGEVSNTLVLENVQLQDSAAAYRCIVSNSISSDTSAAALLRVTTNTRPFPVITLPESKFLYRAGEEIPFSGYADDAEEGILSPTALTWKIDFHHDNHTHPAIQPTNGLTEGSYIVSDEGEPSDNVWYRVYLTAKDSMGLSNTIWKDVLPHKSEITVATEPSDIEVNVDGLKGLSPYTFLSVVGMQRNATVPVIQFRGDSILLFNQWHNGNKHTLFSFVTPEENGTLIEAEYKTYRRSNGKGLYGEYFKINDYYAGFDGELLLTRIDTTIFFEWGIESPATGYVPDDFFAVRWTGDIVPFFDDTLTFYAFTDDGVRLWVNDSLLIDQWTNQPKTEHSGTIFLEGGHRYPVRMEYFEASGGATAHLSWGSSRLPKGIVPKSQLHPPKGQIFNKISGFVWLDSLRNNMVDPTEPFLEKAAVVLLHKANNVVGAATTDAQGRFEVTHLLSGEYQLYILPPLSSQILLPGFGLDEAGYSDIFTLKEGEHIERNFAFVLKQTLLPDTSSPRSWGISPNPSKGVFKFKKHPAHGASAMDIKVFSRRGKLILEKRLGANELEAILDLTGASNGVYSVMADGYRARVVVVR